The DNA sequence ACCCTCTGATAGGCTAGACAGAATTTTCATCACATTGCACACCAACCCAATCCTTGGGAGTTGGGTAGAGGTGTTAGAGATGTTTACCAGAGTGCCATTGAAGTGGCCGGGGGCCTTGTACCAGGCCTTGGAGTTGCCGTTCGTACACACACAGGTATGGTCCATCAGGCCATTGCAATACACAAAGCATTTCCCTGGAAAACAATGAAGACATACATAATCGATTGAGCACTGTGGTTTAGAGAAAGGAGGAATGTTAGGTTACATTGATTATTGTCTTATTACCTTTGGGAAAGGGACTTTTCTGAGCCTGGAGTCTGATCTTCACAACATCCAGAGGTGTGACTGAAAAAAAAGACAGTTGTTCAACCAGTTTAAATATAATAGTTCCACAATCACATTcattcatatatacatatatatatatatatatatacatacatacatactgctcaaaaaaataaagggaacacttaaacaacacaatgtgcttctacacctgcattgcttgctgtttggggttttaggctgggtttctgtacagcactttgagatatcagctgatgtacgaagggctatataaataaatttgatttgatttgaatgtaactccaagtcaatcacacttctgtgaaatcaaactgtccacttaggaagcaacactgattgacaataaatttcacatgctgttgtgcaaatggaatagacaacaggtggaaattataggcaattagcaagacatcccccaataaaggagtggttctgcaggtgataatcacaccacttctcagttcctatgcttcctggctgatgttttggtcacttttgaatactggcggtgctttcactctagtggtagcatgagacggagtctacaacccacacaagtggctcagatagtgcagctcatccaggatggcacatcaatgcgagctgtggcaaggtttgctgtgtctgtcagcgtagtgtccagagcatggaggcgctaccaggagacaggccgttacatcaggagacgtggaggaggccataggagggcaacaacacagcagcaggaccgctacctctgcctttgtgcaaggaggagcagtaggagcactgccagagccctgcaaaatgacctccagcaggccataaATGTGcacgtgtctgctcaaacggtcagaaacagactccatgagggtggtatgagggcctgacgtccacaggtgggggttgagcTTACAGCCCAActccgtgcaggacgtttggcatttgccagagaacatcaAGATTGGccaattcgccactggtgccctgtgctcctcacagatgaaagcaggttcacactgagtacATGTGACaggcgtgacagtctggagatgccgtggagaacgttctgctgcctgcaacatcctccagcatgaccggtttggcagtgggtcagtcgtggggtggcatttctttggggggccgcacagccctccatgtgctcgccagaggtagcctgactgccattaggtaccaagatgagatcctcagaccccttgtgagaccatatgctggtgctgttggccctgggttcctcctaatgcaagacaatgctagacctcatgtggctggagtgtgtcagcagttcctgcaagaggaaggcattgatgctatggactggcccgcccattccccagacttgaatccaattgagcacatctgggacatcatgtctcgctccatccaccaacgtcacattgcaccacagactgtccaggagttggcggatgctttagtccaggtctgggaggagatccctcaggagaccatccgccacctcaccaggagcatgcccaggcattgtagggaggtcatacaggcacgtggaggccacacacaatactgagcctcattttgacttgttttaaggacattacatcaaagttggatcagcctgtagtgtggttttccactttaattttgagtgtgactccaaatccagacctccatgggttgataaatttgatttccattgataatttttgtgtgattttgttgtcagcacattcaactatgtaaagaaaaaagtatttaataagaatatttcattcattcagatctaggatgtgttattttagtgttccctttatttttttgagcagtgtatctaTAGTCAGTGTGTGTAGGGGAGGGTTCCAATGCTCACCAAACAATGACGTCAGGAGAGCCCCTGAGCAGGAAGCCAACATCTGTTGAAATGGAGTAATGCCATTGGTGTCGATGGGCACAGGATTTTGACCAGAATTACCACTCATCTTGCCTAAGAAATATATTCAAAACAACATTTGATTCAGTTGTTGTTATGAACATTTAATTGACCAATACATTCTTGTTGAATTCTGGCCAGTGACAATTTGTAATCATTATGTTTACCTTAGAGAAGCTTTTTGCTAGCTATATTGCAGGAACTAGAAGCTAGCTAACTTATTTAGCTAGCAACTCTTCCACAGTGGACAAGTAGTATTGCTCTTTGTCAGCGACGGAATCCAAAGCAAACCCATTTTAAATGTGATGTCCCGGTATTCTTATAGCTCGTATCTGCGTATATGTGCTTCATGGGCAATTCCACAATACATGGCTTCATTCAACTAGATAAAGTGAAATAAGAATAGCTAGTTTACCCAAAATgatatttgtaaaaaatatttagaCTTTCAGCAGAGCACATTCTTGGCACAAGGAGATCCAGCACAtggttacaaattccaatttctCAATAATTATTCGTTAAGGTTAAAGTCATTGCTTGATCAATTGCTTGATCAATTTTTACTTTTAGAAAAGCCAGAAAAAATATGTGGAAACATCGCATTCGAAAGCAATGATAACTTTCAGCAACACCCCCTTTTTGGAATGACGGGATTTTTCGAAGCGGGAAAGAACATATTTGGCACAACAAAATATTATGGCAACAAAGTAATCTTAGCGGAACCAAAACAATTTAAAGATACTACTGAACTTTCGTGAAAATCGGTTGTAACAAATTTACGGAAATATATTGTTTTACAAGACCACAGGCTCTCACAAGGTAAATATTAACTTTTAGCCAGTGagttagcaagctaacgttacttagtagctagttagctggcagATTCCACTTCCTGTAGTTTAAAAAACAGGCTATAAAAACAAAGTTTAAATTGCAGTGGTATGGTTTTGTTGCTAGCTAAGGTCTGTTCGTTTTCTTTGAAGTCCTATTTTTCATTTTAAACTTCTAACTATGTCTATTTACATTACTCCTTTAAacttatttttgttttatttttaaagctAACGATTTTATGCAGTTTAGCTAGATAACGTTACAACGGTTAACGTTAGCATCCATTAACTCCGTTTGTAAACATGTCTATTTCTTACAACACAGGAGAATACAATGATATTCTATTCTCCTCTTAAATTATGAAATCTAGACGCACCCAAAAGTCTACAAAACCCCGTTTACAAGGTAAGGGATATTTTTAAACATGTAACTAGCGAACGTTATTACTACGTTGTTGATGAGCCTTATCTGCAAGAAAGTTACGTCAAAAATTGAAACTAACTTTGCTAATTTTTCAGACCCCAAACTCGCTGATAAGGGGCACAAGTCAGCCTCGAAAAGCCATGCCAAACCACCATGTGAATCGTATCCTGCCCAAAAAAAGCCTTTCACTGGGAAACTATTCTACTTAGATTTGCCATCAAACAGAAGAGCAGAGACATTAGAGAACGATATCAAAAGGTTTGGAGGGGTAAGTGCATATTTGTTTACATCTGTTAGCATTTGACATGACAGACTGTAAAGTATTATAGCACATTGAATGTGGATGATAGTTATCAGCTTGCCTGCCTTTAACAAAAGGGGATAATCATTCCTGAGCCAGCGAAATAGGACATTTAAATTGACAGGTTGTGTGAATTGTTAATAAGGTGTTGTGTTGACATACTGCTGATCATGGACCATTTTGAAGTGAAATGACAACTTGCTGCCTTTCACACCAATGTGGCTACTGTCTACTTACTGTGGAGAAGGGGTGGCTTTCAGTCTTTTGGATCATAACTTCTCTAGTGATGGCTTCTGTCTTGTTACCGGAGTTGTTATCTCTCTGGTTGACTCACTTTGATACAATATACATGCAGTAAGTTATTTGCCCATTTACATAGAAATTCATTTTGTGAAGTCAGCATACaaacactacactataatacatGTAGAGTACGGAAAACATTGGAAAGTTAGTACTCAAGTCACACACATTTAAAGTCTATGGCTTAACTGTCCGACCATGTATTGGGCCtgcatctgtcctatgtcccactgttcagcaaCCTGATAGCTGACGAAATCAAACACAACCCGCTCCTATTCTTGCTGAACAGTGGGACCTATATCTCCTTCCGGAGTGCAGCAGCTCAAAACTTTGTGCAAGATTGTGCGTGTGGGGTCCTCATAGAGACCCTGAAACCCCTTGCACTGCTGCCCGCTGTCATTTCTCTCTTTTCACCACCATTTTAAATACAGTATTTGATTAATACTCTGGCTCAGGATGGACCTTGTGTGTTctcctccaaatcaaatcaaagtttgtcacgtgcgccgaatacaacaggtgtatgtagaccttacagtgaaatgcttacttataggctctaaccaatagtgcaaaaaaaggtgttaggtgaacaataggtaagtaaagaaataaaacaacagtaaaaagacaggctgtatacagtagctaggctataaaagtagcgaggctacatacagacaccggtaaGTCAGGCTGATGGAggtggtatgtacatgtagatatggttaaagtgactatgcatatatgatggacagagagtagcactagcgtaaaagagggggtggtgggtggcgggacacaatgcagatagcccggttagccaatgtgtgggagcactggttggtcggcccaattgagatagtatgtacatgaatgtatcgttaaagtgactatgcatatatgataaacagagaatagcagcagcttaaaaagaggggttgggggggggcacaaaatgcaaatagtccgggtagccatttgataaccagttcaggagtcttatggcttggggggtaaaaactgttgagaagcctttttgtcctggacttggcactccggtaccgcttgccatgcggtagtagagagaacagtctatgaatggggtggctggtgtcttagggccttcctctgacaccggtgtagaggtcctggatggcaggcagcttagccccagtgatgtactgggccgcacgcactacagtctgtagtgccttgcggtcagaggccgagcaattgccgtaccaggcagtgatgcaaccaatcaggatgctctcggtgttgcagctgtagaaccttttgaggatctgaggacccataccaaatattttcagtctcctgggggggaaaaggttttgtcgtgccctcttcacgactgtcttggtgtgttttgagcattctagtttgttgttgatatggacaccaaggaacttgaagctctaaacctgctccactacagccccgtcgatgagaatgggggcgtgctcggttctTCTTTAcgtgtagttcacaatcatctccttagtcttggttacgttgagagttaggttgttattctggcaccacccggccaggtctctgaccttctccctgtaggctgtctcatcgttgtcggtgatcaggcctaccactgttgtgtcatctgcaaacttaatgatggtgttggagtcgtgcctggccatgcagtcgtgggtgaacagggagtacaggaggggactgagcatgcacctctgtggagctccagtgttgaggatcagcgtggcagatgtgttgctacctaccctcgccacctggggcggcccgtcaggaagtccaggatccagttgcagagggaggtgtttagtcccaggatccttagcttagtgatgagtgaacgctgagctgtagtcaatgagcagtattctcacataagtgtcccttttgtccaggtgggaaagggcagtagtcatttaggcaggttgcctttgtgttcttgggcacagggactatggtggtctgcttgaaacatgtttgtattacagactcaatcagggacattggaaatgtcagtgaagacactcgccagttggtcagcatatgcccggagcacacgtcctggtaatctgtctggccccgcagccttgtgtatgttgaattgtttaaaggtcttactcacgtcggctacagagagcgtgatcacagtcatgcctcagtgttgttttcctcgaagcgagcatagaagtgatttagcttgtctgataggcttgtgtcactgggcgcGGCTGGTCgtggctgggcttccctttgtagtctaatagtagcaagccctgccacataaaaggagcgtcggagccggtgtagtatgattcaatcttagccctgtattgacactttgcctgtttgatggttcgacgcagggcatagcaggatttcttgtaagctagagtcccgcaccttgaaagcggcagctctaccctttagctcagtgcgaatgttgcctgtaatccatggcttctggttggggtatgtactagaggtcgactgattaatcaaaatggccgatttaattagggccgatttcaagttttcataataatctgtatttttggacaccgatttgctgatttatttcttattatttcatttttttacacctttatttaactaggtaagtcagttaagaacacattcttattttcaatggcctaggaacagtgggctaactgccttgttcaggggcacaacgacagatttttaccttgtcagctcggggattcgtttttgcaaccttccggttactagtccaacgctctaaccacctgccttacattgcactccacgaggagccagcaaggcaggctgactacctgttacacgAGGGCAGCAAGAGGCCAACTTAAgtttctagctagcattaaacttatatttaaaaaaacaatcaatcttaacataatcactagttaactacacatggttgatgatattactagtttatctagcgtgtcctgtgttgcatataatcgatgcggtgcctgttaatttctcattgaatcacagcctacttcgacaaaccggtgatgatttaacaagcgcatttgcgaaaaaagcactgtcgctGCACCaatgtgcaaataaataaattaaaaatcctacaatgtgattttctggatttttttctctcattttgttgaagtgtacctatgatgaaaattacaggcctctctcgtctttttaagtgggagaacttgcataattggtggctgactaaatacttttttgccccactgtattgcacttttactttcttctccaacactttgtttttgcattattttaaccaaattgaacatgtttcattatttatttgaggctaaattgatttcattgatgtattatattaagttcaaataagtgttcattcagtattgttgtaattgtcattattacaaataaacaataaaatcgtcccattaatcggtatcggctttgtttggtcctccaataatcggtgtcGGCGCGAAAAataataatcggtcgacctctagtatgtacgtacagtcactgtggggacgacgtcctcaatgcacttattgataaaaccagtgactgatgtggtgtacccaatgccatcggaagaatcccggaacatgttccagtctgtgatagtaaaacagtcctgtagtttagcacctgcttcatctgaccacttttttttaatagaccgagtcactggtgcttcctgctttaatttttgcttgtaagcaggaatcaggaggatagagttgtgatcagatttaccaaatggagggcgagggagagctttgtacgcatctctgtgtgtggagtacaggtgatcatttaacatgttgatagaaattggtagaactgatttaagtttccctgcattaaagtctccggccactaggagcgccgcctctgggtcagtggtttcctgtttgcttatttccttatgcagctgactgagtgcggtctttgtgccagcatctgtctgtggtggtaaataaacagccacgaaaagtatggctgaaaactctctaggcaagtagtgtggcctgcaagtAGTGCCCCCCCCCCCGCCCCGCATCTGACCCCGTGTCTTTGTCCCCTCTCAGACGGTGGAGAAGTTCTTCAGCAAGGAGATCAAGTACCTGGTGTCTAATAAGAGAGAGGCCAGGTATGTGCAGTGTCATGGCCGCGACCCTCTTGTCCCAAGCCCTGACTCTGGGCACAGCTCCCCCCACCCTCGCCCCCATCCCGGCAGCCACAGAGACAGCCTCAAAGGAAGCTCCCAGGGCCAGGCAGACATGGTGAGCCAACtattcctctctgtgtctgtcactgGTATCTGTATCTCAGTGGGATAATTTTTCATGATATGCTGTATAACCGAAGCTatccatatatatatttatccatctctccctatccctctggTATTTGACAGGTGGTCATAAGCAGGGGCAAGTCTTTTGTGAAGAGAGTTGTAAAAGAGCAGGTTTGTTAATTAAGATCCTCACTAATGAGTTTGGCAAGCTATTTCCAACCTAATGCTACATGTTACTTTTATTGTTTCTGACTGATAGTCGTCAGGAACTTCAGGAAAGTTTGCACTTTGGATCGAAATGCTTATTCATACTTCAGGAGATACTTTGGATTTCAGTTCTTCGGGTTAAGATGTTCATTTGTTTTACCCTGTAGGTGAGAATACATGTCAACGAGATCCTAACCAATGCTCTGGAGTGGGGAGTGAAAATCCTGTACATTGATGGTAAACATGTCGATTAATTTGTTTGATAAGAAATGTTGACATAATGCTTATTATGACAATGATACTTTTGTATGCCAAATTTTTTTTTCTTGAATTTCCTTCAATTCCAGATGTAATAGCTTATATGGAAAAGAAGAAAATGAATGTTAAGTATACTGCTGAAAAGCCAACCGCAACCACAGCTGCTGTCAAGAAAAATGTAAGTCATGTTTCTGGACTTATATTTTGACAGTTCTTTCCTGGAATAACATATCATTTACATGAGTCTTGTGTGTTATTGCTTACTAATGTAGGCCAAAGGAGAACCTATAGGAAAACCAGCCTTCCAGAAGTATAAGGGTAAATAATGTCCTGCTGCATGTGACTCTGTTGTCTGTTTACTGCTTTATCACTGTGTTATTGTTATAGAGAACTTCTAAAACCTACGTATATCATCTCAGTAGATTAAGGTTGATGTTAGTAGTGGTTGTACGATAACACTGGTACTCACAGGAGGTCGGTGGCACCTTAacttgtttgggatagggggcagcattttcacttttggatgaatagcgtgcccagactgAACTGCCAcatactcagtcccagatgctaatatatgcatattattattagtattggatagaaaacactttgaatgatgtctgtgagtataacagaattcatatggcaggcaaaaacctgagaaaaaatccccGGGtgtcgctgggccaattgtgcgccgccctatgggactcccaaacacggccggttgtgatacagactggactcgaaccagggtctgcagtgacgcctctagcactgagatgcagtgccttcggcccatgtgtttgatgccattccatttgctccgtccagccattattatgagcctgcCTCCTGTATATCATTATGAGAAGATATTTGACCCAGACATAGGCACGGTCTCTAATGCTTTGTTCTGTGTTTTACTCAGGTGGAAGGATTCGTAAACCCTTTGTAAAGGTAGTGGACTCCAGCAGGTGGGTCTATAAAAAATATGAGACTCCGATGTCTGTAGTATTGACATATTAAGGCAATTCTTATTGTCATAAGTTGCTGTTTGAGCATGTAATATAGCATCTATCTTATGTCTCTCTGTCAGACATTACCGTCCAATTTATCTGGCCATGCCGAACATGCCAGAGTTTAACCTAATGTCAGCTCCCCCCTGCAGTCCATTCTATGTAGAGGACCAGGAACACTCTGGGAAGAGACCTAAAGAGCACAGGTATGGAGTCTAAATTCACCAAACGCCTCACCTTTCTTAATCCTTCTTGTTGTGAACATAAAGAAAATCCACCGATTACAGAATAAGCAGGGTATATTCCCCTGTCTTGGCATTTGTGTTTTACCTGATTCACCAAAACATCCAGCTTTTCCTACTGTTGTTGATGGGGATTGCTACAGCAGAAAACGGTTATGTATTGCTTAGCACCCTCCGAGACTAACTGCTAAGTCTTGGTTGCTAGGCAACTATATGTGATTGAACTCTGACCTGGCTATTACTTACTGATCTATGGGTGTCTCAGGAACCTAGGGGCGAGAGTGTCAGCcagtgaggagagggggcaggaccGGGCCAGGAGGAACAGGGAGAAGAAACGTGGAGGCTACTGCGAGTGCTGCACGCTCAAATACAACAACATCAAAGCTGTGAGTTAGAATACATCTGTTTTAATGTATGTAAACATAGTTAACACGTGTTTATAACGAGGACCTAATCATGTACAAAAGGCCTTCTGTACTTGATGTAGTGGTAGCAGACGTTGTGGTAATGCTTGACTTGTGTCTGTATTCTGCAGCACCTGCGGAGTGAGCAGCACACGGCCTTCTCCAGAAGTGATGAGTACCTGGTGGTGGACAGGCTCATCACCACACTGCCCTTCAACTTCAGTCACGTCAAAACAACACAAACTCCAACCACAAGGTACAGTAGTCTTacaattttacattttagtcatttagcagacgttcttatccagagcgacttacatttTCTAAATtgcaaccctggcgttgcaagcaccatgcacTACCAATTGCCCACACAGGAGCAAAATCTACCCAAATCAAAAGTAAAAGCACACATATTGAATGCTGTTCAGTCACATGCTTGTTATGAAATCTAATGCAATGTTGTGTGGAACATTTTGCAGATTGCCTGGGTTTTTTTTCACCGCTGATTTTCTATGTTGTGCTGATCACCACATCTCTAAGTAATTTTTTGTTTCCATAGGTCAAAGCACAGCATAACCTCCCTGTTGTGTGTTCCTGGACCCAGCATacagatggaggaagagaaggagggaggtgtGGAAACCAAAGAGCTGAAAGGGGGATTAATGTCCCTCTGGTCTACTACAGTGGAGCCCCCTCTCTCCCAGAGTGTGGAAAACCCCTTGGAACAGCCTCGGAAGCGCAGCCGAGGAGCTCCTGTTCCCCACAGCACCAgcgagggggagaagaggtgctCTTACGTCCCAGACAGACCCCAGCCCAAGCACAGATCCCTGTCCTGCAAACAACGCTGCCAACAGGGATCCCCCCGCAAGCACCCCCAGAGGGCTGGGCTGAGTCAGACACCTGTGTCTAATGCGGAAATAGACCCTTCTACCCTTGACTCTGTTGCCAACCCCAGACTTTCCCATCAGGGCCAGAGAACTCACACAGACAAAGATGGCCGCTCTTCATTTAGTCAGACAGAGGATTTACAATGTGGCGATCCAGCTGGACGTGTGAAGGTCCCTTCCAGTCAGCACAAGGTTGCAGGGCCTTCAGAACACCACAAGCTCAGAGCTTTAGAGGAGAGTGAACTGAGTCATGATACGTTGGCTGGGGATACTCTTCCCGGGAATACTGGAGGTGTTCCGGAGCTCGAGGCAGGTGACACGgagacacacacccctcctcctgcCAGGACGTTACAGAGGAGGGT is a window from the Oncorhynchus tshawytscha isolate Ot180627B linkage group LG03, Otsh_v2.0, whole genome shotgun sequence genome containing:
- the LOC112225483 gene encoding protein DBF4 homolog A isoform X1, with protein sequence MKSRRTQKSTKPRLQDPKLADKGHKSASKSHAKPPCESYPAQKKPFTGKLFYLDLPSNRRAETLENDIKRFGGTVEKFFSKEIKYLVSNKREARYVQCHGRDPLVPSPDSGHSSPHPRPHPGSHRDSLKGSSQGQADMVVISRGKSFVKRVVKEQVRIHVNEILTNALEWGVKILYIDDVIAYMEKKKMNVKYTAEKPTATTAAVKKNAKGEPIGKPAFQKYKGGRIRKPFVKVVDSSRHYRPIYLAMPNMPEFNLMSAPPCSPFYVEDQEHSGKRPKEHRNLGARVSASEERGQDRARRNREKKRGGYCECCTLKYNNIKAHLRSEQHTAFSRSDEYLVVDRLITTLPFNFSHVKTTQTPTTRSKHSITSLLCVPGPSIQMEEEKEGGVETKELKGGLMSLWSTTVEPPLSQSVENPLEQPRKRSRGAPVPHSTSEGEKRCSYVPDRPQPKHRSLSCKQRCQQGSPRKHPQRAGLSQTPVSNAEIDPSTLDSVANPRLSHQGQRTHTDKDGRSSFSQTEDLQCGDPAGRVKVPSSQHKVAGPSEHHKLRALEESELSHDTLAGDTLPGNTGGVPELEAGDTETHTPPPARTLQRRVRDYRRKRRKVEKQQTAQEQEKTSNVPSSSLLNLWQLFHSSEDMECEFRGFPSCSTPVRTWSVSSEAFPAVPLQ